One Bacteroidota bacterium genomic region harbors:
- a CDS encoding serine hydrolase codes for MRPWSKVLFGFFIIFLSINLAIWITGYTYIYKTLLYTYPDIDDLGIFEARSIESGQKKEWPVSTKYNKDSLPVETRAVLELNESVAFLVIKNDSLLYEEYWDHYEPNSLSNSFSVAKSIVGILVGIAADEGKLNINDPVGKYLPQFNEGKNSALLIHHLLSMSSGLNWDESYSSLFSQTTEAYYGKDLRKQMSVLKVEQEPGKVFNYMSCNTEILALVLEKATGMTVSEYASKKLWTRIQAMHQSYWSLDQSEGMEKAYCCFYADARDFARIGQLMLDSGKWKGTTIVSSSFIREMTTPKNLVDENGASANYYGYQCWLSEISGHPVFYARGILGQYIVVVPDQRMVIVRLGKKRGEKVPPNQYSDMIVYVEGALKAFGN; via the coding sequence ATGCGCCCCTGGTCCAAGGTACTTTTTGGATTCTTTATTATTTTTCTTTCAATTAATCTGGCAATTTGGATAACGGGGTATACCTACATTTATAAAACACTTTTATACACATATCCTGATATTGATGACCTCGGAATTTTTGAAGCGAGGAGTATTGAGAGTGGACAAAAGAAGGAATGGCCGGTAAGTACTAAGTATAACAAAGATTCACTCCCAGTAGAAACAAGAGCGGTATTGGAATTAAATGAAAGTGTCGCTTTTCTGGTTATCAAAAATGATTCATTGCTGTATGAAGAATATTGGGATCACTATGAGCCCAATTCATTGAGCAATTCTTTTTCTGTAGCGAAAAGTATTGTCGGTATTTTAGTTGGAATTGCGGCTGATGAAGGAAAACTAAACATCAATGATCCGGTCGGAAAATATTTACCACAATTCAATGAAGGGAAAAATTCCGCACTACTCATTCATCACCTTCTGTCTATGAGCAGCGGATTGAACTGGGATGAAAGTTACAGCAGTTTGTTTTCTCAAACCACAGAAGCTTATTATGGTAAAGACCTGAGAAAACAGATGTCTGTACTAAAGGTCGAACAAGAGCCCGGCAAAGTATTTAATTACATGAGTTGCAATACCGAAATCCTCGCCCTCGTTCTTGAGAAAGCGACGGGCATGACTGTTTCGGAATATGCGTCAAAAAAATTGTGGACACGAATCCAGGCTATGCATCAATCGTACTGGTCACTCGACCAATCGGAAGGAATGGAAAAAGCATATTGTTGCTTTTATGCCGATGCGAGAGATTTCGCTCGTATTGGTCAGCTGATGCTGGATAGTGGAAAATGGAAAGGAACAACAATTGTTTCTTCTTCATTCATTCGTGAAATGACGACTCCAAAAAATCTTGTTGATGAAAACGGAGCATCAGCGAATTATTATGGATATCAATGCTGGCTTTCTGAAATCAGCGGACATCCGGTATTTTATGCACGCGGAATTCTTGGACAATACATTGTTGTCGTTCCTGACCAACGCATGGTAATTGTCAGACTCGGAAAAAAACGCGGCGAAAAAGTCCCGCCAAATCAGTATTCTGATATGATTGTTTATGTGGAAGGGGCATTAAAAGCGTTCGGAAATTAG
- a CDS encoding 3'-5' exonuclease, with protein MLSSVKLSNILFLDIETVPQYPEFSFVESPFRELWEKKSAQLKVEGETAETLYPRAGIYAEFGKIVCISCGFFFSNDDFRVVSFSGENEKEILLEFANMVNSFCSGMDKQLCAHNGKEFDFPFIARRMIINGIKLPLILNTAGRKPWEVNHLDTMELWKFGDYKSYTSLVLLAATLGIPTPKDDIDGSQVWEVFWKEKNLERITRYCEKDVRTIGAIMKRYKGF; from the coding sequence GTGCTTTCCTCAGTCAAACTCAGCAACATTCTCTTCCTCGACATCGAGACAGTTCCGCAGTATCCTGAATTTTCATTCGTAGAATCGCCATTCAGGGAATTGTGGGAGAAAAAATCCGCGCAATTAAAAGTGGAAGGGGAGACAGCGGAGACCTTGTATCCGAGAGCAGGAATTTACGCGGAGTTCGGGAAGATCGTCTGCATTTCCTGTGGCTTCTTTTTTTCTAATGATGATTTTCGTGTTGTGTCTTTTTCAGGGGAGAATGAAAAAGAAATTCTGCTGGAGTTTGCAAATATGGTGAACAGTTTCTGCAGCGGGATGGACAAACAATTATGCGCACACAATGGAAAAGAATTTGATTTTCCATTTATAGCCCGACGGATGATCATCAATGGAATTAAACTTCCGCTCATTTTGAATACAGCCGGTAGAAAACCCTGGGAGGTCAATCATCTTGATACCATGGAGCTCTGGAAATTCGGTGATTATAAATCTTATACCAGTCTGGTTTTACTAGCTGCAACACTGGGCATTCCTACTCCCAAAGACGATATCGATGGCAGCCAGGTCTGGGAAGTATTCTGGAAAGAGAAAAATCTCGAACGCATCACCCGCTACTGCGAAAAAGACGTCCGCACCATCGGAGCAATCATGAAACGATACAAAGGTTTTTAA
- a CDS encoding glycosyltransferase family 2 protein: MNATPIKTLSIIIPAYNEAKTIHLILERVCAVTLINGLNKEIIIVNDCSTDDTKGAIESFISKHGQTNIRLHNQEVNKGKGAAIHKGIELAQGDCVIIQDADLEYDPNEYNLLLKPMLEGNADVVYGSRFMGGKPHRILFFWHSIGNKFLTTLSNAFTNLNLTDMETCYKMFRSEIIKNIKLKENRFGFEPEVTAKMSRVKGIRIYEVGISYYGRTYLEGKKIGWKDGFRAIYCILKYNLFSR, encoded by the coding sequence ATGAACGCAACACCTATAAAAACTCTTTCCATCATCATTCCGGCATACAATGAGGCGAAAACCATTCACCTGATCCTGGAGCGTGTTTGTGCGGTAACACTGATCAACGGTCTTAACAAAGAGATCATTATTGTGAACGATTGCTCGACCGATGATACAAAAGGCGCTATAGAATCTTTTATCAGCAAGCATGGACAAACAAATATTCGTCTGCACAATCAGGAAGTAAACAAAGGAAAGGGCGCTGCTATTCACAAGGGAATTGAACTGGCACAGGGCGATTGTGTGATTATTCAGGACGCGGATCTGGAATACGATCCGAACGAATACAATCTTTTGCTCAAACCCATGCTCGAGGGGAATGCGGATGTAGTATACGGTTCACGATTTATGGGAGGCAAGCCACATCGTATCTTATTTTTCTGGCACAGCATCGGAAATAAATTTCTGACGACACTCTCGAACGCTTTTACCAATCTCAATCTGACCGATATGGAAACCTGTTACAAGATGTTCCGTTCGGAAATTATCAAGAATATCAAGCTGAAAGAAAATCGTTTTGGTTTTGAGCCGGAGGTCACCGCGAAAATGTCGCGTGTAAAAGGTATCCGGATTTATGAGGTGGGAATTTCTTATTACGGCCGTACTTATCTGGAAGGAAAAAAAATCGGATGGAAAGACGGGTTCAGGGCGATTTACTGTATTTTGAAGTATAATCTTTTCAGCAGGTAA
- a CDS encoding DUF1569 domain-containing protein has product MKNVFDPNGAAEMISRINKLNSDTKALWGKMSVAQMLAHCNVTYEMIYEDKHPKPGGFKKLILKLLVKPSVVGEKGYRKNNPTAPEFLIKDDKNFEAEKKRLIDFITKTQQLGENYFEGKESHSFGKLNKTEWNNMFSKHLDHHLSQFGV; this is encoded by the coding sequence ATGAAAAACGTATTCGATCCGAATGGTGCTGCTGAGATGATCAGCCGAATCAATAAATTAAACTCTGATACCAAGGCACTCTGGGGAAAAATGAGTGTAGCACAAATGCTCGCGCATTGTAATGTTACCTATGAGATGATCTACGAAGACAAACATCCCAAGCCAGGCGGATTCAAAAAATTAATTCTGAAATTATTAGTGAAACCTTCCGTAGTAGGAGAAAAGGGATATCGAAAAAACAATCCTACGGCTCCTGAATTTCTAATCAAAGACGATAAAAACTTTGAAGCCGAGAAAAAAAGGCTGATCGACTTTATAACAAAGACACAGCAATTGGGTGAAAATTATTTTGAAGGAAAAGAGTCACATTCTTTCGGGAAGCTGAATAAAACAGAGTGGAACAATATGTTCTCCAAACATCTTGATCATCACCTGAGTCAGTTTGGTGTTTAG
- a CDS encoding glycosyltransferase family 2 protein: MKLSIIIPLYNEQDLISQVLNELLKVNYPAFLSDYEIIVVDDCSKDASYARVEEFAKQQPRVHLFRHEQNQGKGAAVRTGASKASGDILLIQDADLELTPRDIPDMLETKNELKVPFINGSRYLPGVRRTQASYKRYFFNKLFTNIASVLIDVHLTDVACGYKLLDKSLFDRLNLKENRFGFEAELILKCARFQKNWIAEVPVHYYPRNKGEGKKLRNMDGFRILKTILKYGLFRMK, from the coding sequence ATGAAACTCAGCATTATCATCCCATTATACAACGAACAGGACCTTATCTCACAGGTACTGAACGAATTATTGAAGGTAAACTACCCTGCTTTTCTCTCTGATTATGAGATTATTGTTGTGGATGATTGCTCCAAAGATGCCAGTTATGCGCGTGTGGAAGAGTTCGCGAAGCAACAACCGAGGGTTCATTTGTTTCGTCATGAACAAAATCAGGGAAAAGGAGCGGCTGTTCGCACGGGAGCGTCAAAAGCGAGTGGAGATATTCTCCTGATTCAGGATGCGGATCTGGAACTCACGCCCAGGGATATACCGGATATGCTCGAAACAAAAAACGAGCTAAAGGTTCCTTTCATCAACGGTTCCCGTTATTTACCCGGAGTGAGAAGAACACAGGCTTCGTACAAGAGATATTTTTTCAATAAGCTTTTCACCAATATTGCTTCTGTACTCATTGATGTACATCTGACGGATGTTGCCTGCGGATACAAGCTTCTCGACAAATCACTTTTCGACAGATTGAATCTGAAAGAAAACCGTTTCGGTTTTGAAGCGGAACTGATTTTGAAATGCGCGCGTTTCCAGAAAAACTGGATCGCGGAAGTGCCCGTGCATTATTATCCGCGCAACAAAGGAGAAGGAAAAAAACTCCGCAACATGGATGGTTTCAGAATTTTGAAGACGATTTTGAAATACGGCTTGTTCAGGATGAAATAA
- a CDS encoding MOSC domain-containing protein, with protein sequence MLKLSEILIYPVKSLGGIRMASAEVMPKGLRYDRRWILIDHENKFMTQREHPRMALFKMSLDQNKLQIHYSGETLDLFPDLDPQGEPVQTIVWNDHVSVNEVSPSHSSWISERLGHPCRLMAFPEKNSRPVDKKYSLNDDHVSLADGYPFLIIGQASLDDLNSRMNVPVPMNRFRPNFVFTGGKAFEEDQWKEFHIGDVKFTAVKPCARCVLTTVDQETAEKGKEPLKTLATFREQNNNVLFGMNLLGPGSGVVKVGDEIRIG encoded by the coding sequence ATGCTCAAACTTTCTGAAATCTTGATCTATCCTGTAAAATCTCTTGGCGGAATTCGCATGGCCAGCGCGGAGGTCATGCCCAAAGGACTGAGATACGATCGCCGTTGGATTCTCATTGATCATGAAAATAAATTTATGACACAGCGTGAGCATCCGCGAATGGCTTTGTTCAAAATGAGTCTCGATCAAAACAAATTGCAGATTCATTATTCCGGAGAAACTCTTGATTTGTTTCCCGATCTCGATCCGCAGGGAGAACCTGTGCAGACAATCGTCTGGAACGATCATGTCAGTGTGAATGAAGTCAGCCCCTCGCACAGCTCCTGGATTTCCGAACGTCTCGGTCATCCCTGCCGGCTCATGGCATTTCCGGAAAAGAATTCAAGACCCGTCGATAAGAAATACAGTCTCAACGATGATCATGTAAGTCTGGCTGATGGCTATCCTTTTCTCATCATTGGACAAGCTTCGCTTGACGATTTGAATTCACGCATGAATGTTCCGGTACCGATGAATCGCTTCCGTCCGAATTTTGTTTTTACCGGAGGAAAAGCGTTTGAAGAAGATCAATGGAAGGAGTTTCATATCGGCGATGTAAAATTTACCGCGGTGAAACCCTGCGCCCGATGTGTACTCACCACCGTTGATCAGGAAACCGCTGAGAAAGGGAAAGAGCCCCTAAAAACCCTCGCAACTTTTCGTGAGCAAAACAACAACGTACTTTTTGGAATGAATCTCCTCGGTCCCGGAAGTGGTGTGGTAAAGGTTGGCGATGAGATAAGGATAGGATAA
- a CDS encoding glycosyltransferase family 2 protein, which yields MKDLSIIIPIYNEAGNIQVLFERLSNVVRDMNMNVEYVFVNDGSRDNSIDLIKGLAKTNSDVHYLDFSRNFGHQVAVAAGLDYCTGKSAVIIDADLQDPPELIANLVSKWKEGYEVVYAKRRSREGESFLKKFTAKLFYRTLKRITSINIPVDTGDFRIIDRKVIDVLKKMPEQQKFLRGQISWIGFRQTYIEYDRDERHAGASGYTYKKMLRFALDGITSFSNLPLRFATITGFVVSGIAFLLIIYALYERLVTKNYVPGWASLMLAVLFIGGVQLISIGIIGEYISRMSSNIRNRPLYILRETNLPEPDQEKD from the coding sequence ATGAAAGACCTTTCCATCATCATTCCGATTTATAACGAAGCCGGAAATATTCAGGTTCTGTTTGAACGACTCAGCAATGTCGTCAGAGACATGAACATGAATGTTGAATATGTTTTTGTCAACGACGGCAGTCGGGATAATTCCATTGACCTGATTAAAGGTCTTGCAAAAACAAATTCAGATGTTCACTATCTGGATTTTTCCAGAAACTTTGGCCACCAGGTTGCTGTTGCTGCCGGATTGGATTATTGCACAGGAAAATCAGCGGTGATCATCGATGCGGATTTACAGGATCCTCCCGAACTCATCGCGAACTTGGTGAGCAAATGGAAAGAAGGCTACGAAGTTGTTTACGCCAAACGCCGCTCACGCGAAGGAGAAAGTTTTTTGAAAAAATTCACAGCGAAACTTTTTTACCGCACACTCAAACGCATTACCTCAATCAATATTCCTGTTGACACCGGCGACTTTCGTATCATCGACAGAAAAGTTATTGATGTCTTGAAGAAAATGCCGGAGCAACAAAAATTTCTTCGCGGACAAATTTCCTGGATAGGCTTTCGTCAGACTTACATCGAATACGATCGCGACGAACGCCATGCCGGAGCATCAGGATACACCTACAAAAAAATGCTGCGTTTCGCGCTGGATGGAATCACATCATTTTCCAATCTACCTTTGCGTTTCGCGACCATTACCGGTTTCGTCGTTTCGGGAATCGCGTTTCTGTTAATCATCTACGCCTTGTACGAGCGACTGGTGACAAAAAATTATGTTCCCGGTTGGGCATCACTCATGCTTGCCGTTCTTTTTATTGGTGGCGTACAACTCATCAGCATCGGAATCATCGGAGAATACATCAGTAGGATGAGTTCCAATATCCGAAACAGACCGCTTTACATTCTGCGCGAAACCAATCTTCCCGAACCAGATCAGGAAAAAGACTAA
- a CDS encoding ABC transporter ATP-binding protein → MQPLIDIRNLSTRFFTRETEITAVNNISFSVRKGETLGIVGESGSGKTVSALSIMRLISAPGKISGGEIHYESRTGKKVDLLSLPENEMRSFRGNEIAMIFQEPMTSLNPVLSCGFQVSEALMLHKKLSAKEAKERTLALFEKVQLRDGSRIFDAFPHQLSGGQKQRIMIAMAMSCDPQLLIADEPTTSLDVTVQAAILKLMRELKEENNTSMLFITHDLGVIAEIADRVIVMYKGKIVEEGNVSDIFLKPQHPYTKGLLACRPPLEKRLHVLPTIADFMLEKEDGSFVEIQKPVSISSDHLIVTKEETAARHELLYKQTPVLQVKNLRTWFPVRKALFAGKQEFIKAVDDVSFDVYPGETLGLVGESGCGKTTLGRSILRLIEPTAGEIIFKNQNFGALEGKALREMRKHIQIIFQDPYSSLNPAMKIGDAIKEPMTVHHLYANEKERKENVLELLQRVHLKPEHYNRYPHEFSGGQRQRICIARALAVKPEFIICDECVSALDVSIQAQVLNLLNELKKDFGFSSIFISHDLSVVKFMSDRMMVMNKGKIEEMGDPDEIYAAPASAYTRKLIASIPAGNRLTSGIKN, encoded by the coding sequence GTGCAACCCTTAATCGACATACGCAATCTCAGTACCCGTTTCTTCACAAGGGAAACAGAAATTACTGCTGTGAACAACATCAGCTTTTCTGTTCGCAAAGGAGAAACACTTGGTATTGTCGGTGAATCCGGTTCGGGGAAAACAGTATCTGCTTTATCTATCATGCGTTTAATTTCTGCACCCGGAAAAATCAGCGGTGGAGAGATTCATTACGAATCGAGAACAGGAAAGAAAGTCGATTTACTATCGCTTCCTGAAAATGAAATGCGTTCCTTTCGTGGCAATGAAATCGCCATGATTTTCCAGGAGCCCATGACTTCCCTGAATCCGGTTTTGAGTTGTGGGTTCCAGGTTTCCGAAGCATTGATGCTCCACAAAAAACTTTCAGCGAAAGAAGCAAAAGAGCGAACACTCGCCTTGTTTGAAAAAGTACAACTCCGTGACGGCTCAAGAATTTTTGACGCCTTCCCGCATCAGTTGTCGGGCGGACAAAAGCAAAGGATCATGATCGCGATGGCCATGAGCTGCGATCCGCAGCTGCTCATCGCGGATGAACCGACAACATCTCTCGATGTCACCGTGCAGGCTGCGATTCTGAAATTGATGCGCGAACTGAAAGAAGAAAACAACACAAGCATGTTGTTCATCACACATGATCTCGGGGTGATCGCTGAAATTGCCGACAGAGTGATCGTGATGTACAAAGGGAAAATTGTTGAAGAAGGAAATGTTTCGGATATATTTTTAAAACCTCAGCATCCTTATACCAAAGGTTTGCTTGCCTGTCGCCCACCGCTTGAAAAACGATTGCATGTCTTACCGACTATTGCTGATTTCATGCTGGAAAAAGAAGATGGTTCATTTGTCGAAATTCAAAAACCTGTCAGTATAAGTTCCGATCATCTCATTGTTACAAAAGAAGAAACAGCCGCGAGACATGAATTGTTGTATAAACAAACTCCAGTGCTGCAGGTTAAAAATCTGAGAACATGGTTTCCTGTTCGCAAAGCTTTGTTTGCGGGAAAACAGGAATTTATAAAAGCTGTCGATGATGTGAGTTTTGATGTTTACCCCGGAGAAACACTGGGATTGGTAGGGGAGTCGGGCTGCGGGAAAACGACACTTGGCAGGAGTATACTTCGCCTGATTGAACCCACAGCCGGAGAAATCATTTTCAAAAATCAGAACTTTGGCGCGTTGGAAGGAAAGGCTTTGCGTGAAATGCGAAAGCACATTCAGATTATTTTTCAGGATCCTTATTCTTCACTCAATCCAGCGATGAAAATTGGTGATGCGATCAAGGAACCGATGACGGTGCATCATTTGTACGCGAATGAAAAAGAGCGCAAGGAAAATGTTCTAGAGCTTTTGCAACGTGTACATCTCAAACCGGAGCATTACAATCGTTATCCGCATGAATTTAGCGGAGGACAAAGACAAAGAATTTGCATCGCGAGAGCATTGGCAGTGAAACCTGAATTTATTATTTGCGATGAATGTGTTTCCGCTCTGGATGTAAGCATTCAGGCACAGGTATTAAATCTTCTGAACGAATTGAAAAAAGATTTCGGATTCAGTTCCATTTTCATCTCGCATGATCTCAGTGTCGTGAAATTCATGAGCGATCGCATGATGGTGATGAACAAAGGAAAGATAGAAGAGATGGGCGATCCGGATGAGATCTATGCTGCTCCCGCTTCCGCTTACACCCGCAAACTGATCGCGTCTATTCCTGCAGGCAACAGGCTTACATCGGGAATAAAAAACTGA
- a CDS encoding CoA transferase subunit B has translation MPLDKNGIAKRIAKEVKDGSYVNLGIGIPTLVANFLPEGVNVVLQSENGLLGMGPFPFEGEEDPDLINAGKQTITTVPGSAFFDSAMSFGMIRAGKVDLTILGAMEVSENGDIANWKIPGKMVKGMGGAMDLVASAKNIIVAMQHVNKAGESKLLPACSLPLTGTRCVKKIVTELAVLDVLPEGGFRLLERAPGVTVEEIIKATAGKLIVEGEIPEMNIG, from the coding sequence ATGCCACTCGATAAAAACGGAATTGCCAAGCGTATCGCGAAAGAAGTGAAAGACGGATCTTATGTAAATCTCGGAATCGGGATTCCTACACTCGTCGCTAACTTCCTTCCGGAAGGTGTAAATGTTGTTTTACAGTCTGAAAACGGATTGCTCGGCATGGGACCCTTTCCCTTTGAAGGTGAAGAAGATCCGGATCTGATCAATGCCGGAAAGCAAACCATCACCACAGTTCCCGGTTCGGCTTTTTTTGATTCCGCGATGAGTTTCGGGATGATTCGCGCCGGAAAAGTGGATCTCACCATCCTTGGTGCGATGGAAGTGAGTGAAAACGGTGACATCGCCAACTGGAAAATTCCGGGCAAAATGGTAAAAGGTATGGGCGGAGCCATGGACCTTGTTGCTTCGGCGAAAAATATCATCGTGGCCATGCAGCATGTTAACAAAGCCGGGGAATCAAAACTTCTTCCGGCCTGTTCCCTGCCACTCACGGGCACCAGATGTGTGAAAAAGATTGTGACCGAACTCGCCGTGCTGGATGTCCTGCCGGAAGGTGGTTTTCGCCTGCTGGAGCGGGCTCCGGGGGTGACTGTAGAGGAAATTATTAAAGCGACGGCCGGGAAACTGATTGTCGAAGGAGAAATTCCGGAGATGAATATCGGGTAG